The following coding sequences lie in one Frigoribacterium sp. SL97 genomic window:
- a CDS encoding DUF3515 family protein, with protein sequence MSNPSSRLTARLRPRLRVPALVLVGAGLATTLVGCSQAVPMQPAAGANDPACAQVTVHLPEVVDDGQDRRETDAQATGAWGSPTSVLLHCGVETPAVSDLPCYDIQGVDWLVDQDPDDADTSILTTYGREPGVQVIVDTTKANGGNVLRDLADSVGYLPNDGKECVGAGDLPGSAGSADDPSATPTP encoded by the coding sequence ATGTCGAACCCGTCCTCGCGCCTCACCGCGCGCCTCCGTCCCCGCCTTCGCGTCCCGGCCCTCGTGCTCGTCGGGGCCGGTCTCGCGACGACGCTCGTCGGCTGCTCGCAAGCGGTCCCGATGCAGCCCGCCGCGGGGGCGAACGACCCGGCCTGCGCGCAGGTCACCGTCCACCTGCCCGAGGTCGTCGACGACGGCCAGGACCGCCGCGAGACCGACGCGCAGGCGACCGGCGCCTGGGGTTCGCCGACGAGCGTGCTGCTGCACTGCGGCGTCGAGACGCCCGCCGTGTCCGACCTGCCCTGCTACGACATCCAGGGCGTGGACTGGCTCGTCGACCAGGACCCCGACGATGCCGACACCTCGATCCTCACCACGTACGGCCGTGAGCCGGGCGTGCAGGTGATCGTCGACACCACCAAGGCGAACGGCGGCAACGTGCTGCGCGACCTGGCCGACTCGGTCGGCTACCTGCCGAACGACGGCAAGGAGTGCGTCGGCGCGGGCGACCTGCCGGGCTCGGCCGGATCGGCCGACGACCCGTCGGCGACACCCACGCCGTAG
- a CDS encoding D-alanine--D-alanine ligase family protein, translated as MAKTVVVVLFGGRSSEHSISCATAGGVLSAIDRSRYDVVPVGITVEGAFTLQPDDAARFELDAETLPTVVDNGTRIHWPESSTTRELTVTEPDGTTRLLGEVDVVFPILHGPFGEDGTVQGLLELTGLPYVGAGVLASSLGMDKHFTKTVLQAAGVVVAPWRTVRRRDWDAAPERVAADVEALGYPLFVKPARAGSSVGVSRVDSPAGLPAAMRKAFAEDHKVLVESAVVGREIECAVLGGRDGAPPRTSVAGEIVLAGDTFYDFESKYLGAPGADLVCPADLAPGDLTEMQRLAALAFEAIDGTGLARVDFFLTDDGWVVNEVNTMPGFTPISMFPACWLASGLSYPELIDELIALGLETER; from the coding sequence GTGGCGAAGACCGTCGTGGTCGTACTCTTCGGCGGCCGCTCGAGCGAGCACTCGATCAGCTGCGCGACGGCCGGGGGAGTCCTCTCGGCGATCGACCGCTCCCGCTACGACGTGGTGCCCGTGGGCATCACCGTCGAGGGGGCGTTCACGCTCCAGCCCGACGACGCGGCACGGTTCGAGCTCGACGCCGAGACGCTGCCGACCGTCGTCGACAACGGCACCCGCATCCACTGGCCCGAGTCGTCCACCACCCGCGAGCTGACCGTCACCGAGCCCGACGGCACGACGCGTCTGCTGGGCGAGGTGGACGTGGTGTTCCCGATCCTGCACGGTCCGTTCGGCGAGGACGGCACGGTGCAGGGCCTGCTCGAGCTGACCGGGCTGCCCTACGTCGGCGCGGGCGTGCTCGCCTCGTCGCTCGGCATGGACAAGCACTTCACCAAGACCGTGCTGCAGGCCGCCGGCGTGGTCGTCGCCCCCTGGCGCACCGTGCGTCGTCGGGACTGGGACGCCGCGCCCGAGCGCGTGGCCGCCGACGTCGAGGCGCTCGGGTACCCGTTGTTCGTCAAGCCCGCCCGAGCCGGATCGAGCGTGGGGGTGTCGCGCGTCGACTCGCCCGCCGGCCTCCCGGCGGCCATGCGGAAGGCCTTCGCCGAGGACCACAAGGTGCTCGTCGAGTCCGCGGTCGTCGGCCGCGAGATCGAGTGCGCCGTGCTCGGCGGACGCGACGGCGCGCCTCCTCGCACCTCGGTCGCGGGCGAGATCGTCCTCGCGGGCGACACGTTCTACGACTTCGAGTCGAAGTACCTCGGTGCCCCCGGGGCCGACCTGGTCTGCCCCGCCGACCTCGCACCCGGCGACCTGACCGAGATGCAGCGTCTCGCCGCTCTGGCCTTCGAGGCCATCGACGGCACGGGCCTCGCCCGCGTCGACTTCTTCTTGACCGACGACGGCTGGGTCGTCAACGAGGTCAACACGATGCCCGGCTTCACGCCCATCTCGATGTTCCCCGCCTGCTGGCTCGCGAGTGGCCTCAGCTACCCCGAGCTGATCGACGAGCTCATCGCCCTCGGCCTCGAGACCGAGCGCTGA
- a CDS encoding NAD(P)H-dependent glycerol-3-phosphate dehydrogenase: MRDSIPRRVAVLGSGSWGTTFAKVLAEGGADVTLWARRPEVAREITESKRNSDYLPGINLPRTLVATPSVEQALAGAEQVYLSVPSQTLRDNLTAIRGMVPSGVPVVSLMKGVEKATGLRMSEVIEAELGIDRDLIAVASGPNLALEIAKRQPTAAVVSSYSLDTATLVAATATNPYFRSFVNTDVIGTEFGGVLKNLIAVAIGIVDGVGYGENTKASIITRGLAEMTAFAVSFGAKAETLAGLAGLGDLIATCESPLSRNNTAGRLLGQGYAFGDVVRQMNQTAEGLASVAPILELARSRGVDMPIVQQVAEVLAGTLDPRNIAPHLTETDEPQGE; the protein is encoded by the coding sequence ATGCGCGACTCGATCCCGCGCCGGGTCGCCGTCCTGGGGTCGGGCAGCTGGGGCACGACCTTCGCCAAGGTCCTCGCCGAGGGGGGCGCGGACGTCACGCTCTGGGCCCGCCGTCCCGAGGTGGCCCGCGAGATCACCGAGAGCAAGCGCAACAGCGACTACCTGCCGGGCATCAACCTGCCCCGCACCCTCGTCGCCACCCCCTCGGTCGAACAGGCTCTGGCGGGTGCCGAGCAGGTCTACCTGTCGGTCCCCAGCCAGACGCTCCGCGACAACCTGACCGCCATCCGCGGCATGGTCCCGTCCGGCGTGCCGGTCGTCAGCCTGATGAAGGGCGTCGAGAAGGCCACCGGGTTGCGCATGAGCGAGGTGATCGAGGCCGAGCTCGGCATCGACCGCGACCTGATCGCCGTCGCGTCGGGGCCCAACCTCGCCCTCGAGATCGCGAAGCGGCAGCCCACGGCCGCGGTCGTGTCGTCGTACAGCCTCGACACGGCGACCCTGGTCGCCGCCACCGCCACCAACCCGTACTTCCGTTCGTTCGTCAACACCGACGTGATCGGCACCGAGTTCGGCGGGGTCCTCAAGAACCTGATCGCCGTCGCCATCGGCATCGTCGACGGCGTGGGGTACGGCGAGAACACCAAGGCCTCGATCATCACGCGCGGACTGGCCGAGATGACCGCGTTCGCGGTGTCGTTCGGGGCCAAGGCCGAGACCCTCGCCGGCCTCGCCGGCCTGGGCGACCTCATCGCCACGTGCGAGTCGCCCCTCTCGCGCAACAACACCGCGGGACGACTGCTCGGGCAGGGATACGCCTTCGGCGACGTCGTGCGCCAGATGAATCAGACCGCCGAGGGACTGGCCTCGGTCGCTCCCATCCTCGAACTCGCGCGGTCCCGCGGCGTCGACATGCCCATCGTCCAGCAGGTGGCCGAGGTGCTCGCCGGTACACTCGACCCGCGCAACATCGCCCCGCACCTGACCGAGACGGACGAGCCGCAGGGCGAGTGA
- a CDS encoding lysophospholipid acyltransferase family protein, translated as MSTADPDAPVVPVPARRRRKEKGAFFRVLATPAAPLFDLMARIDVVDGDKLPAEGAFVLTPNHYTNIDPVVVGRVMWSLGRVPRFLAKASLFRVPVFGRMMHAMGHIPVERAGRTHDHDPLAAGRLLVARGGGVIVYPEGTLTRDPDLWPMKGKSGAVRLALAAGVPLVPMAHWGSQHLMGRYSSRLHAFPRKRITVVIGDPVDLSAFRDRPLDQASVTAATALVMDAVTELVEQLRGEKAPVERWNPTKNHQKETGRFE; from the coding sequence GTGTCGACAGCCGACCCCGACGCTCCCGTCGTCCCGGTCCCGGCGCGGAGGCGTCGCAAGGAGAAGGGTGCGTTCTTCCGCGTCCTCGCGACTCCGGCGGCACCGCTCTTCGACCTGATGGCCCGGATCGACGTCGTCGACGGCGACAAGCTGCCGGCCGAGGGTGCGTTCGTGCTGACCCCGAACCACTACACGAACATCGACCCGGTGGTCGTGGGCCGTGTGATGTGGTCTCTCGGGCGGGTGCCGCGCTTCCTCGCGAAGGCGTCCCTCTTCCGGGTCCCCGTCTTCGGTCGCATGATGCACGCGATGGGGCACATCCCCGTCGAGCGGGCGGGTCGCACCCACGACCACGACCCCCTGGCGGCCGGGCGTCTGCTCGTCGCCCGGGGCGGTGGCGTGATCGTCTACCCCGAGGGCACCCTCACCCGCGACCCCGACCTCTGGCCCATGAAGGGCAAGAGCGGTGCCGTGCGCCTCGCCCTCGCCGCCGGGGTGCCGCTCGTCCCGATGGCGCACTGGGGCAGTCAGCACCTCATGGGTCGCTACTCGAGTCGGCTGCACGCCTTCCCCCGGAAGCGCATCACCGTCGTGATCGGCGACCCCGTCGACCTCTCGGCCTTCCGCGATCGTCCCCTCGACCAGGCCTCGGTCACGGCCGCCACCGCCCTCGTGATGGACGCCGTCACCGAGCTGGTCGAGCAGCTGCGGGGCGAGAAGGCACCCGTCGAACGCTGGAACCCCACCAAGAACCACCAGAAGGAGACAGGCCGCTTTGAGTAG
- the murA gene encoding UDP-N-acetylglucosamine 1-carboxyvinyltransferase: MNSLVQDAAAAGARVGLTSDEIVIRGGKPLIGRIEVRGAKNLATKAMVAALLGDTPSILKDVPDISDVNVVRGLLSVHGVRITDPARGEMILDPSNVESAHFAEIDAHAGSSRIPILFCGPLLHRLGEAFIPDLGGCRIGDRPIDFHLDALRAFGAVVDKSYNGIHLTAPDGLTGANIELPYPSVGATEQVLLTAVLAKGVTELRNAAIEPEIMDLIAILQKMGAVVSVEPNRVIFIEGVEKLRGYTHRAINDRNEAASWASAALATKGDIFVEGADQKDLMTFLNVFRKVGGDFDVHEDGIRFFHPGGELKPVVVETDVHPGFMTDWQQPLIVALTQAQGTSVVHETVYENRFQFTEALNDMGADITVHKDGLPGHDRRVARREFEQAAVINGPTALHGADIRVPDLRGGFSHLIAALTAEGESKISNVGIISRGYEHFIAKLRKLGADFDFKG; this comes from the coding sequence GTGAACTCTCTCGTCCAAGACGCAGCAGCAGCAGGTGCCCGTGTGGGGCTCACCTCCGATGAGATCGTCATCCGGGGCGGCAAACCGCTGATCGGTCGCATCGAGGTGCGCGGTGCCAAGAACCTCGCCACGAAGGCCATGGTCGCCGCCCTCCTGGGAGACACCCCCAGCATCCTCAAGGACGTCCCCGACATCAGCGACGTCAACGTCGTCCGCGGCCTCCTCTCGGTCCACGGGGTGCGCATCACCGACCCGGCCCGCGGCGAGATGATCCTCGACCCGTCCAACGTCGAGTCCGCCCACTTCGCCGAGATCGACGCCCACGCCGGGTCGAGCCGCATCCCGATCCTCTTCTGCGGGCCGCTGTTGCACCGCCTGGGCGAGGCGTTCATCCCCGACCTCGGCGGCTGCCGCATCGGCGACCGGCCCATCGACTTCCACCTCGACGCCCTCCGCGCCTTCGGCGCCGTCGTCGACAAGTCGTACAACGGCATCCACCTCACCGCGCCCGACGGGCTCACCGGTGCCAACATCGAGCTGCCCTACCCGAGCGTCGGGGCCACCGAGCAGGTGCTGCTGACCGCGGTCCTCGCCAAGGGCGTCACCGAGCTGCGCAACGCCGCCATCGAGCCCGAGATCATGGACCTCATCGCGATCCTGCAGAAGATGGGCGCCGTCGTCTCGGTCGAGCCGAACCGCGTGATCTTCATCGAGGGCGTCGAGAAGCTCCGCGGCTACACGCACCGGGCGATCAACGACCGCAACGAGGCCGCGAGCTGGGCCTCGGCCGCACTCGCGACCAAGGGCGACATCTTCGTCGAGGGCGCCGACCAGAAAGACCTGATGACGTTCCTCAACGTCTTCCGCAAGGTCGGCGGCGACTTCGACGTCCACGAGGACGGCATCCGCTTCTTCCACCCCGGTGGCGAGCTCAAGCCCGTCGTCGTCGAGACCGACGTCCACCCCGGGTTCATGACCGACTGGCAGCAGCCGCTCATCGTCGCCCTGACGCAGGCGCAGGGCACCTCGGTCGTGCACGAGACGGTCTACGAGAACCGCTTCCAGTTCACCGAGGCCCTCAACGACATGGGCGCCGACATCACGGTGCACAAGGACGGACTGCCCGGCCACGACCGTCGCGTCGCGCGTCGCGAGTTCGAGCAGGCCGCGGTCATCAACGGACCGACGGCCCTGCACGGTGCCGACATCCGCGTTCCCGACCTGCGGGGCGGCTTCAGCCACCTCATCGCGGCCCTGACCGCCGAGGGCGAGTCCAAGATCAGCAACGTCGGCATCATCAGCCGCGGCTACGAGCACTTCATCGCGAAGCTGCGCAAGCTGGGCGCCGACTTCGACTTCAAGGGCTGA
- the leuD gene encoding 3-isopropylmalate dehydratase small subunit, producing MQKFTTVTGVAAPLKRSNVDTDQIIPAQFLKRVTKTGFEDALFFGWRNDPEFVLNRPEFQGARVLVAGPDFGTGSSREHAVWALRDFGFDVIISSRFGDIFRGNSGKQGLLAAAVAEDDVERIWAEIDRQPGVEITVDLVAQTATVGSLTVGFEVDAYTKWRLLEGLDDIGLTLRDEAAITEFESRRAAWRPKTLPVK from the coding sequence ATGCAGAAGTTCACCACCGTCACCGGTGTCGCCGCGCCGCTGAAGCGCTCGAACGTCGACACCGACCAGATCATCCCGGCTCAGTTCCTCAAGCGGGTCACCAAGACCGGCTTCGAGGACGCCCTCTTCTTCGGGTGGCGCAACGACCCCGAGTTCGTGTTGAACCGACCCGAGTTCCAGGGCGCGCGCGTCCTCGTCGCGGGTCCCGACTTCGGCACCGGCTCGAGCCGTGAGCACGCCGTCTGGGCGCTGCGCGACTTCGGCTTCGACGTGATCATCAGTTCGCGGTTCGGCGACATCTTCCGAGGCAACTCCGGCAAACAAGGGCTCCTCGCGGCGGCCGTCGCCGAGGACGACGTCGAGCGCATCTGGGCCGAGATCGACCGGCAGCCGGGCGTCGAGATCACGGTCGACCTCGTGGCGCAGACCGCCACGGTCGGCAGCCTCACCGTCGGATTCGAAGTCGATGCCTACACTAAGTGGCGACTCCTCGAAGGCCTCGACGACATCGGCCTGACCCTCCGCGACGAAGCGGCCATCACAGAATTCGAATCCCGCCGCGCCGCCTGGCGCCCGAAGACATTGCCGGTGAAGTAA
- the leuC gene encoding 3-isopropylmalate dehydratase large subunit, producing the protein MGRTLAEKVWDDHVVVKGEDGAPDLLYIDLHLVHEVTSPQAFDGLRQADRPLRRTDLTIATEDHNTPTLAIDKPIADLTSRTQIETLRRNTAEFGVRLHPLGDAEQGIVHVVGPQLGLTMPGITVVCGDSHTSTHGAFGAMAFGIGTSEVEHVMATQTLPLKPFKTMAVTVEGTLRPGVTAKDIILAVIAQIGTGGGQGYVLEYRGSAIRALSMEGRMTICNMSIEAGARAGMVAPDQITYDYLQGRPHAPTGADWDEAIAYWDTLPTDDDAVFDAEIFLDADTLEPFVTWGTNPGQGVSLSDSVPDPETVVDPNEKAAATRALEYMALEAGTPMKAIPVDAVFMGSCTNSRIEDLRAFASIIRGRTKAEGVRVMVVPGSARVRLEAEAEGLDEVFTAFGAEWRFAGCSMCLGMNPDQLAPGERCASTSNRNFEGRQGKGGRTHLVSPLVAAATAVRGTLSSPWDLQADDDAAASTAVRTSDEPVLADGTDRAGVR; encoded by the coding sequence GTGGGTAGGACGCTGGCCGAGAAAGTGTGGGACGACCACGTCGTCGTCAAGGGCGAAGACGGCGCCCCCGACCTTCTCTACATCGACCTCCACCTCGTGCACGAGGTCACCAGCCCCCAGGCGTTCGACGGACTGCGCCAGGCCGATCGGCCGCTGCGTCGGACCGACCTGACGATCGCCACGGAGGACCACAACACACCCACCCTGGCGATCGACAAGCCGATCGCCGACCTCACCAGTCGCACGCAGATCGAGACGCTCCGTCGCAACACGGCCGAGTTCGGCGTCCGCCTGCACCCGTTGGGCGACGCCGAGCAGGGCATCGTGCACGTCGTCGGCCCGCAGCTCGGACTGACCATGCCGGGCATCACCGTCGTCTGCGGCGACTCGCACACCTCGACCCACGGGGCCTTCGGCGCCATGGCCTTCGGCATCGGCACCAGCGAGGTCGAGCACGTCATGGCGACGCAGACCCTGCCGCTGAAGCCGTTCAAGACGATGGCGGTCACCGTCGAGGGCACGCTGCGCCCCGGCGTCACCGCGAAGGACATCATCCTCGCCGTCATCGCGCAGATCGGCACCGGCGGCGGCCAGGGCTACGTGCTCGAGTACCGCGGCAGCGCGATCCGCGCCCTCTCGATGGAGGGGCGCATGACGATCTGCAACATGTCGATCGAGGCGGGTGCCCGGGCCGGCATGGTCGCTCCCGACCAGATCACGTACGACTACCTGCAGGGTCGTCCGCACGCCCCCACGGGTGCCGACTGGGACGAGGCGATCGCCTACTGGGACACCCTGCCGACCGACGACGACGCGGTGTTCGACGCCGAGATCTTCCTCGACGCCGACACGCTCGAGCCCTTCGTCACGTGGGGCACCAACCCGGGCCAGGGCGTGTCGCTCAGCGACTCCGTGCCCGACCCCGAGACCGTCGTCGACCCCAACGAGAAGGCCGCGGCGACGCGGGCGCTCGAGTACATGGCCCTCGAGGCCGGCACGCCGATGAAGGCCATCCCGGTCGACGCGGTGTTCATGGGGTCGTGCACCAACAGCCGCATCGAAGACCTCCGTGCGTTCGCGTCGATCATCCGCGGGCGCACCAAGGCCGAGGGCGTGCGCGTCATGGTCGTGCCGGGGTCGGCTCGCGTCCGCCTCGAGGCCGAGGCCGAGGGGCTCGACGAGGTCTTCACCGCCTTCGGTGCCGAGTGGCGCTTCGCCGGGTGCTCGATGTGCCTGGGCATGAACCCCGACCAGCTCGCACCGGGCGAGCGATGTGCGTCGACCTCGAACCGCAACTTCGAGGGTCGCCAGGGCAAGGGCGGTCGGACGCACCTCGTGTCGCCCCTCGTCGCCGCGGCCACCGCGGTGCGCGGGACGCTGTCCTCGCCGTGGGACCTCCAGGCCGACGACGACGCGGCGGCCTCCACGGCCGTCCGCACGTCCGACGAACCCGTCCTCGCCGACGGCACCGATCGGGCAGGGGTCCGCTGA
- a CDS encoding PQQ-binding-like beta-propeller repeat protein, whose product MSHPERARDHPGEARVVGRWHRASPGRRVAAVLGALVVASTIVAAGAVSVAPHYGDGRPWTGLAVDDLRRSPDATGWTLDLAATLAPDAPRRCLNFWTSPAVDGLVAVGTSVDLDFGDALGAPACRSYASEASTSLVGLVETATGTVRWVHDLARDVPDTDALSIPATQVVPSAGRVLVQTQTTGATVLAALDLRDGSLVESTRGRRDLPSVSVDSRGPLQLRTFSGIAGSGDRYQLVEASRLADPVWEGGVDSGSSPALLNDGALVSRGGETVFVDAATGRERPFAASPDEIAVPPVGSPVTTGDGRRVVAFGIERTRADGTVEALDEDGEAVWSRPTSGRRLAVTPSCVVIVTDGDTAAECLDPRDGSVRWRTDLGAPFAVEAVPGQRATDVFVVVQRSGGSRLLALDGADGHTRFSSSVGLLDDLAAAGRSVLYLQTEDGRSSGREVAALDLDDGRPLWATSSSGTVVFWGGHLVRIDDQGVARRLVDTARVGATS is encoded by the coding sequence ATGAGCCACCCCGAGCGCGCACGCGACCACCCCGGGGAGGCGCGGGTCGTCGGTCGCTGGCACCGCGCCTCCCCGGGTCGTCGCGTCGCCGCCGTGCTCGGCGCCCTGGTGGTGGCGTCCACGATCGTGGCCGCCGGGGCGGTCTCGGTGGCTCCGCACTACGGGGACGGCCGCCCGTGGACGGGGCTCGCGGTCGACGACCTCCGACGGTCGCCGGACGCGACCGGTTGGACGCTCGACCTGGCGGCGACGCTCGCGCCCGACGCCCCGCGGCGGTGCCTGAACTTCTGGACGTCCCCCGCGGTCGACGGACTCGTGGCGGTCGGCACCTCGGTCGACCTGGACTTCGGGGACGCCCTGGGGGCGCCGGCCTGCCGCTCGTACGCGTCCGAGGCGAGCACGAGCCTCGTCGGGCTGGTCGAGACGGCCACGGGCACGGTCCGCTGGGTGCACGACCTGGCCCGAGACGTCCCCGACACCGACGCCCTGAGCATCCCCGCGACGCAGGTCGTCCCCTCGGCCGGTCGCGTGCTGGTGCAGACGCAGACGACGGGGGCGACCGTGCTGGCCGCCCTCGACCTGCGTGACGGCTCGCTCGTCGAGTCGACCCGCGGCCGGCGCGACCTGCCGAGCGTGAGCGTCGACTCGCGGGGACCCCTGCAGTTGCGCACCTTCTCGGGCATCGCCGGGTCGGGCGATCGGTACCAACTCGTCGAGGCCTCGCGTCTGGCCGACCCGGTGTGGGAGGGCGGGGTCGACTCGGGCAGTTCTCCGGCGCTGCTGAACGACGGCGCCCTCGTGTCACGGGGCGGTGAGACCGTGTTCGTCGACGCCGCCACGGGCCGGGAACGTCCCTTCGCGGCCTCACCGGACGAGATCGCCGTGCCGCCCGTCGGCTCGCCCGTGACGACCGGGGACGGGCGCCGCGTCGTCGCCTTCGGCATCGAGAGGACCAGGGCCGACGGCACCGTCGAGGCGCTCGACGAGGACGGGGAGGCCGTCTGGAGCCGACCCACCTCCGGGCGCCGTCTGGCCGTCACGCCGTCCTGCGTGGTCATCGTCACCGACGGCGACACGGCCGCGGAATGCCTCGATCCCCGCGACGGCTCGGTCCGCTGGAGGACCGACCTCGGCGCCCCGTTCGCGGTCGAGGCCGTGCCGGGTCAGCGCGCGACCGACGTCTTCGTCGTCGTGCAGCGGTCGGGCGGGTCGCGCCTGCTCGCCCTCGACGGCGCCGACGGGCACACCCGCTTCAGCTCGTCCGTGGGGCTGCTCGACGACCTCGCGGCGGCGGGCCGGTCGGTGCTCTACCTGCAGACGGAGGACGGTCGCTCGTCGGGGCGGGAGGTCGCGGCCCTCGACCTGGACGACGGTCGGCCGCTGTGGGCGACCTCGTCCTCGGGCACCGTGGTGTTCTGGGGCGGTCATCTCGTGCGCATCGACGACCAGGGGGTCGCCCGACGACTCGTGGACACCGCCCGCGTCGGGGCGACGTCGTGA